The Sulfitobacter guttiformis genome contains a region encoding:
- a CDS encoding TRAP transporter large permease, with protein MFFGLDGVEVGLIIVFICLFGGILSGFPVAFAIGGAGMISFGIIAAMDSAGMLIHMAVDTSSDAYRALLASGVREEAISLFRYPELPRIGEPVFPQGWEVAMDRNVSFVVNRINERVLAGQSIETLLAVLMFVLMGITLERSKIANDLLTSMARVFGPLPGGLAVSIVVVGAFLAASTGIVGATVVTMGLLALPTMLRNNYSPELATGVIAASGTLGQIIPPSIVIVLLGTLAGDLYSSAQEARATSLGCTDALTYLGEPAVVSVGTLFQAALLPGIMLALLYALYAFGYALFNPEKAPAVEMGSTNAEPITRSEGFTWFLGAPILIVVGTIVLGNLGIVGSQNTRISSFSDIGESATLRTTVGAECKAAMIELHGQERWDLAVTQQEAIEASGGLTASAKLSEEEFAAAQAKKIADAAPIGTGIAVMMIMLGLILTTARGVSPSSDAKPLIIGGIGVLVLLLVDIVLVSPTTTPGTMVVLMALPFVAVMYGVVYGTKLCAKNELIRVVFPPLVLIVAVLGSILGGITNPTPAAALGAGGAIMLAAYRKLKDLDRSPKVVIWSTLAIIVCILLGVNFDLRINQDDVGFENWVAFLAAYGAFLYAIFGLLFSCYILFVNGVLTPVVRETAKVTSMVFTILIGSQLLNLVVISFGGEHYIQQFLQSFDNEVKVFLIVMLVLFVLGFVLDFLEIIYIVVPIVGPVIYGGSFDPKWVTIMIAVNLQTSFLTPPFGFALFYLRGVAPPSVTTAHIYRGIIPFVLIQVGALALLWVFPGIVTIIPDLIPN; from the coding sequence GGCAATATCGCTGTTCCGATACCCCGAATTGCCCCGGATCGGCGAGCCGGTCTTCCCGCAGGGCTGGGAAGTAGCGATGGACCGCAACGTCTCTTTTGTTGTGAACCGGATCAACGAGCGGGTTCTGGCTGGCCAGTCCATCGAGACGCTGCTGGCGGTTTTGATGTTTGTTCTGATGGGGATCACACTTGAACGCTCCAAGATCGCAAACGACCTGCTCACCAGTATGGCACGGGTTTTCGGCCCGCTGCCGGGCGGTTTGGCTGTGTCTATCGTGGTTGTGGGTGCGTTCCTTGCGGCATCGACGGGGATTGTGGGGGCAACTGTTGTCACTATGGGCCTACTGGCCTTGCCGACAATGTTGCGTAACAATTACTCGCCGGAACTGGCCACAGGTGTGATTGCCGCTTCGGGCACCTTGGGGCAGATTATTCCGCCCTCGATTGTGATCGTTTTGTTGGGTACCTTGGCCGGCGATCTGTACTCCTCCGCTCAGGAGGCGCGTGCCACCTCGCTCGGATGTACGGACGCGCTGACTTATCTGGGGGAACCTGCGGTTGTCTCGGTCGGAACACTGTTTCAGGCGGCTTTGCTGCCGGGTATCATGCTGGCGCTGCTCTATGCGCTTTATGCTTTCGGATATGCATTGTTTAATCCCGAGAAGGCCCCCGCGGTCGAAATGGGATCGACCAATGCAGAACCGATCACCCGCTCCGAAGGATTTACATGGTTTCTGGGTGCACCTATCTTGATCGTTGTCGGTACGATTGTTCTGGGTAACCTCGGCATTGTCGGATCCCAGAATACGCGGATTTCCAGCTTTTCCGACATCGGAGAAAGTGCAACCTTGCGCACGACAGTAGGGGCCGAGTGTAAGGCCGCGATGATCGAGTTGCACGGGCAGGAGCGTTGGGACCTCGCGGTAACGCAGCAAGAGGCCATTGAGGCATCGGGCGGTTTGACCGCGAGTGCCAAGCTGAGCGAGGAGGAATTCGCCGCAGCACAAGCCAAGAAAATCGCGGATGCTGCCCCCATCGGTACCGGCATTGCCGTTATGATGATTATGCTGGGTCTTATTTTGACCACAGCAAGGGGTGTCTCACCGTCCTCGGATGCGAAGCCGCTGATCATCGGTGGTATCGGGGTATTGGTCTTGTTGCTGGTAGATATCGTGTTGGTCTCTCCGACGACGACACCTGGTACAATGGTCGTCCTCATGGCGCTACCGTTTGTGGCGGTGATGTACGGAGTTGTCTATGGCACCAAGCTGTGTGCCAAAAACGAACTCATTCGGGTGGTTTTTCCGCCGCTGGTGCTGATCGTAGCCGTCCTTGGCTCAATCCTTGGCGGGATCACAAATCCGACACCGGCTGCGGCACTGGGGGCAGGTGGTGCGATCATGCTGGCGGCCTACCGCAAGCTTAAGGATCTGGACCGTTCTCCCAAGGTTGTGATCTGGTCCACGCTGGCTATCATTGTCTGTATCCTGCTGGGCGTGAATTTCGACTTGCGCATCAATCAAGATGATGTGGGCTTCGAGAACTGGGTGGCCTTCCTCGCTGCCTATGGCGCCTTCCTTTATGCCATCTTCGGCCTGCTGTTCAGCTGCTACATCCTGTTTGTAAACGGCGTGCTGACGCCTGTGGTGCGCGAGACGGCTAAGGTCACGTCGATGGTGTTTACCATCCTCATCGGCTCGCAGTTGCTGAACCTTGTGGTCATCAGTTTCGGCGGTGAGCATTACATCCAGCAGTTCCTCCAGTCATTCGACAACGAGGTGAAGGTCTTCCTTATCGTCATGCTGGTGCTCTTCGTGTTGGGCTTTGTGCTCGACTTCCTCGAAATCATCTACATCGTAGTGCCAATTGTGGGACCGGTTATTTATGGTGGCTCGTTCGATCCCAAATGGGTGACGATCATGATTGCGGTGAATTTGCAGACATCCTTCCTGACGCCGCCCTTTGGATTTGCGCTGTTCTATCTGCGCGGGGTTGCCCCGCCGAGTGTCACGACAGCGCATATCTACCGCGGGATCATACCATTTGTTTTAATTCAGGTAGGCGCGCTGGCATTGTTGTGGGTCTTCCCCGGAATTGTAACGATCATTCCTGATCTGATCCCGAACTGA
- a CDS encoding arginyltransferase, whose amino-acid sequence MRHTLPIAPQFYVTAPQPCPYLDGRMERKLFTALQGENADKLNNSLSSQGFRRSQNVLYRPSCADCASCLSARIDVSKFKPTKSQRRTVKRNSALKRRATSPWATEDQYDLFRRYLDSRHADGGMADMDVFEFAAMIEETPIRSRVIEYTDAGDLIGVCLTDVLGDGVSMVYSFYTPDRPQDGLGNHIILDHIEIAREAGLPYVYLGYWVPGSQKMGYKAKFSGLEVFMGGTWHPVRDPEAFAAQTAPLGNPPIAEQVANISLPAMTPKRV is encoded by the coding sequence ATGCGCCACACCCTTCCCATTGCCCCGCAGTTTTACGTAACCGCGCCCCAGCCTTGTCCTTATCTGGACGGCCGGATGGAACGTAAACTGTTCACGGCGTTGCAGGGTGAAAACGCAGACAAGCTTAACAACAGCTTGTCATCACAAGGTTTCCGCCGCAGCCAGAATGTACTATACCGCCCGTCCTGCGCCGATTGTGCTTCATGTCTTTCCGCGCGGATCGATGTATCCAAATTCAAACCTACCAAGAGTCAGCGGCGCACCGTTAAACGCAACAGCGCGCTCAAACGCCGCGCCACATCGCCCTGGGCCACAGAGGACCAGTACGATCTGTTTCGCCGCTACCTTGATAGCCGCCATGCTGATGGCGGAATGGCCGACATGGATGTCTTCGAATTCGCTGCCATGATCGAAGAAACCCCGATCCGCAGCCGTGTGATTGAGTATACCGACGCCGGTGATTTAATTGGGGTGTGCCTCACAGATGTTCTGGGTGACGGGGTGAGTATGGTTTATTCCTTTTACACCCCGGACCGCCCGCAGGACGGCCTTGGCAATCACATAATCCTTGATCATATCGAAATCGCACGCGAAGCAGGCCTGCCTTACGTCTATCTGGGCTATTGGGTCCCGGGCAGTCAAAAGATGGGATACAAGGCAAAATTCTCCGGTCTGGAGGTTTTCATGGGCGGCACCTGGCATCCTGTGCGCGACCCAGAGGCATTCGCCGCGCAGACCGCGCCGCTTGGCAACCCTCCCATCGCAGAGCAGGTCGCGAACATTTCTCTGCCCGCGATGACACCGAAACGCGTCTAG